From a single Rutidosis leptorrhynchoides isolate AG116_Rl617_1_P2 chromosome 5, CSIRO_AGI_Rlap_v1, whole genome shotgun sequence genomic region:
- the LOC139848116 gene encoding light-harvesting complex-like protein OHP2, chloroplastic — MSIATIQCIRITNSSSKPSNSSITASQFRFSSTNRSLITIRCTQSDNSPLRRPSIATPPVKPAPASPPSSPASPQLPVTPPPPAAAGQNVVTLEFQRQKAKEIQQYFKQKKVEESNQGPFFGWIAKNEISNGRWAMFGFAVGMLTEYATGSDFVDQVKILLSNFGILDLD, encoded by the exons ATGTCAATAGCCACAATTCAATGCATCagaatcacaaattcatcatcgaAACCATCTAATTCTTCAATCACTGCATCTCAATTTCGTTTTTCTTCAACCAATCGAAGTCTTATCACCATAAGATGTACTCAATCTGATAATAGCCCTTTGCGAAGACCGTCAATTGCTACCCCACCGGTCAAACCTGCTCCGGCGAGCCCACCGTCATCGCCTGCTTCTCCTCAGCTTCCGGTGACGCCGCCGCCTCCAGCGGCGGCAGGTCAGAATGTAGTGACGTTGGAATTTCAGAGACAAAAAGCCAAGGAAATTCAGCAGTATTTTAAGCAGAAGAAAGTTGAAGAATCAAATCAAGGACCTTTCTTTGGATGGATTGCCAAAAATGAAATCTCTAATGGAAG ATGGGCGATGTTCGGCTTTGCAGTTGGGATGTTAACTGAGTATGCAACAGGATCAGACTTTGTCGATCAAGTAAAGATTCTCCTCTCCAATTTCGGGATTCTAGATCTGGATTGA
- the LOC139850382 gene encoding uncharacterized protein, producing the protein MLLAVEGGRFFSSSATGYSNGLNLLLLGHKKEEKPMRVTPWNQYQLVDQVPDPNLQLAANNKNRCACGCPSFTCFGGAATGLESPSVGPTQNQQKQDVKTPSQLVEVEENSLASDLVNGDSNNNSNGISVNALRSSLKRRAANVTVSVAVSNGDEVESVYQSARRSVNWTDVTGGELCEVREFEPSEHSDSDDEFENGSGKTCSCRIM; encoded by the exons ATGTTATTAGCAGTCGAAGGAGGAAGGTTTTTTTCTTCCTCAGCAACAGGGTATAGTAACGGACTGAACCTACTTCTTTTGGGTCATAAAAAGGAAGAGAAACCCATGAGAGTTACCCCGTGGAATCAGTACCAATTGGTGGACCAAGTACCCGACCCTAATCTTCAACTGGCTGCCAATAATAAGAATCGTTGTGCCTGCGGGTGTCCTTCTTTCACCTGCTTTGGTGGTGCTGCAACTGGACTCGAGAGCCCATCCGTGGGACCCACCCAAAACCAACAGAAGCAAGACGTTAAAACACCGTCTCAGTTAGTAGAAGTTGAAGAAAATTCTCTGGCTTCAGACTTGGTCAacggtgatagtaataataatagtaatggcatAAGCGTAAATGCTCTCAGAAGCAGCTTAAAGAGACGGGCTGCGAATGTTACGGTTTCGGTTGCTGTTAGTAATGGTGATGAGGTTGAGTCGGTATATCAAAGTGCTAGACGGAGCGTAAATTGGACAGATGTTACAGGGGGAGAACTTTGTGAGGTTCGGGAATTTGAGCCCAG CGAACACAGCGATTCAGATGATGAGTTTGAAAATGGTAGCGGGAAGACGTGTTCTTGCAGGATAATGTAG